One window of the Ammospiza nelsoni isolate bAmmNel1 chromosome 2, bAmmNel1.pri, whole genome shotgun sequence genome contains the following:
- the USP16 gene encoding ubiquitin carboxyl-terminal hydrolase 16 isoform X1: MGKKRIKVKTAQSDESPDILKPVCKHIRKGLDQGLVRKALQNVEWHVCQDCKADSKIQEKAEEEETDEGTSIWLCLKCGHRGCDRNSPDQHALKHYETPRSDPHCLVLNLDNWSVWCYPCDNEVPYKTSTLLGQTVDFVRKQVGIDSSHAVEKQENKEVENKKVEKDSKNKQGKEISLKEENSPSTANGEVTVKGLSNLGNTCFFNAVMQNLSQTPVLRELLKEAKIPGTTIKIESPELCMEPQLIKLDQPGPLTLAMHQFVTEMQETKKGVVTPKELFAQVCKKAIRFKGYQQQDSHELLRYLLDGMRAEEIQQINIGILKALSDSSKQNEEELKKKIKEYEKKKGIQSFVDRIFGGELTSTIMCEECRTVSLVHESFLDLSLPVLDVQKGKITKRDNVKKNKEKESEDEEDKINDHYLKQKYEPLGTSKHLQKKMKKQAKKKAKQSQRRQEKLQGKVLHLAYLCTTEQPETDVKYNQESDTEMSSKTLDKKQEKESSHDCKDYCLTQKDLSIQGNSRELQSRHENGGKPEQEWEENESLVDLSMEGLDSPVKFVNGLDNLSLEEEDDDNENEEELTMDFSKLHLSASDTSDTNTLDGLQPVPNKTCEVSTDDPEMAFCTLANREELNPEEDSVHHCLYQFTRNETLTETNKLLCDVCTQRHFGPKNNISEKKCVYTNAKKQMLISLAPPILTLHLKRFQQAGFNLQKVNRHIKFPEVIDLAPFCTAKCKNVAEGNTKVLYSLYGVVEHSGTMRSGHYTAYVKMRAMNSHLSDLLLRGQSQASETEPVKGQWFHISDTHVQPVSVSKVLSSQAYLLFYERLL, translated from the exons ATGGGCAAGAAACGCATCAAAGTCAAAACTGCACAGTCTGATGAGTCTCCAGATATACTGA AACCTGTGTGCAAGCATATTCGTAAAGGACTGGACCAAGGCCTTGTGAGAAAGGCACTGCAGAATGTGGAATGGCATGTTTGTCAGGACTGCAAGGCAGACAGTAAGATACAAGAgaaggctgaggaggaggagactgATGAAGGCACTTCGATATGGTTATGCCTAAAATGTGGCCATAGG GGCTGTGACAGAAATTCTCCTGACCAGCATGCTTTAAAGCATTATGAAACACCGAGATCAGATCCCCACTGTTTGGTTCTCAATTTGGACAACTGGAGTGTGTG GTGCTACCCATGTGATAATGAAGTTCCATATAAAACTTCAACCCTTTTGGGCCAGACTGTGGATTTTGTTAGAAAACAAGTTGGTATTGACTCATCACATGCAG tcGAAAAACAAGAGAACAAAgaagttgaaaataaaaaagtagaaaaagacagcaaaaataaacaaggaaaagaaatttcacttaaagaagaaaattctccTTCAACTGCTAATGGAGAAGTCACTGTGAAAGGACTTAGTAACTTGGGGAATACATGTTTCTTTAATGCAGTGATGCAG AATTTATCACAAACTCCagtcctgagggagctgcttAAAGAAGCTAAAATACCTGGCACAACGATTAAAATTGAGTCACCTGAGCTGTGCATG GAACCTCAGCTAATAAAACTAGATCAGCCGGGTCCTTTAACACTAGCCATGCATCAGTTTGTGACAGAAATGCAAGAGACAAAAAAAGGGGTAGTTACTCCTAAGGAACTTTTTGCTCAGGTTTGTAAAAA AGCAATACGATTCAAAGGTTATCAGCAGCAAGACAGTCATGAACTGCTTCGTTACTTACTTGATGGAATGAGAGCAGAAGAAATCCAG CAAATAAACATTGGAATTCTAAAGGCACTGAGTGACTCTAGCAAACAAAATGAAGAagaacttaaaaagaaaattaaag aatatgaaaagaaaaagggaataCAAAGTTTTGTAGATCGAATCTTTGGTGGAGAATTAACCAGCACAATTATGTGTGAGGAATGCAGAACT GTGTCCTTGGTCCATGAGTCTTTCCTTGATTTGTCACTTCCCGTACTAGATGTTCAG AAAGGGAAAATTACAAAGAGAGACAAcgttaaaaaaaacaaagaaaaggaatcTGAAGATGAAGAGGATAAAATCAATGACCATTACCTTAAGCAGAAATATGAGCCCCTTGGTACAAGTAAGcaccttcagaaaaaaatgaagaaacaggccaaaaaaaaagccaag CAGAGCCAACGCCGGCAGGAAAAACTTCAAGGAAAGGTGCTTCACTTGGCATATCTCTGCACAACTGAACAGCCAGAGACAGATGTCAAGTACAACCAAGAATCAGATACTGAAATGAGCTCCAAAACTCTTGATAAGAAGCAAGAAAAGGAATCATCACATGATTGCAAAGATTACTGCTTAACTCAGAAAGACTTGAGTATACAGGGAAATAGTAGAGAACTTCAGAGCAGGCATGAAAATGGAGGAAAGCCAGAACAAGAGTGGGAAGAAAACGAGTCACTTGTGGATCTCTCTATGGAAGGCTTAGATTCTCCTGTGAAGTTTGTCAATGGCCTTGACAACCTGTCTTTggaagaggaggatgatgaCAATGAAAATGAGGAAGAGCTTACTATGGACTTTTCAAAACTCCACTTGAGTGCCAGTGACACAAGTGACACAAATACCTTGGATGGCCTTCAGCCTGTTCCTAACAAGACCTGCGAAGTATCTACAGATGACCCCGAAATGGCATTTTGTACTCTGGCAAACAGGGAAGAGCTAAACCCTGAGGAAGATTCAGTCCATCATTGTTTATATCAGTTTACCCGTAATGAAACACTTACTGAGACCAATAAACTACTGTGTGATGTGTGTACACAAAGGCATTTTGGACCAAAGAACAACATAA gtgAAAAGAAGTGTGTTTATACTAATGCCAAAAAACAGATGCTCATCTCTTTAGCTCCTCCAATTTTAACCCTTCACTTAAAGAGGTTTCAGCAG GCTGGATTTAATCTGCAGAAGGTTAACAGGCATATCAAGTTCCCAGAAGTGATAGACTTGGCTCCTTTCTGTACAGCTAAATGTAAA AATGTGGCTGAAGGGAATACAAAGGTCTTGTACTCTCTCTATGGAGTTGTTGAACACAGCGGAACAATGAGGTCTGGGCACTACACTGCCTATGTTAAAATGAGAGCTATGAACAGCCACCTCTCTGATCTTCTTCTTAGAGGACAATCTCAAG cttcagaaACTGAGCCAGTCAAGGGTCAGTGGTTCCACATCAGCGATACCCACGTACAACCTGTCTCTGTGTCCAAAGTGCTGAGCTCCCAAGCCTATCTTCTGTTCTATGAGAGGCTGCTGTAA
- the USP16 gene encoding ubiquitin carboxyl-terminal hydrolase 16 isoform X3, with amino-acid sequence MGKKRIKVKTAQSDESPDILKPVCKHIRKGLDQGLVRKALQNVEWHVCQDCKADSKIQEKAEEEETDEGTSIWLCLKCGHRGCDRNSPDQHALKHYETPRSDPHCLVLNLDNWSVWCYPCDNEVPYKTSTLLGQTVDFVRKQVGIDSSHAVEKQENKEVENKKVEKDSKNKQGKEISLKEENSPSTANGEVTVKGLSNLGNTCFFNAVMQNLSQTPVLRELLKEAKIPGTTIKIESPELCMEPQLIKLDQPGPLTLAMHQFVTEMQETKKGVVTPKELFAQVCKKAIRFKGYQQQDSHELLRYLLDGMRAEEIQQINIGILKALSDSSKQNEEELKKKIKEYEKKKGIQSFVDRIFGGELTSTIMCEECRTVSLVHESFLDLSLPVLDVQKGKITKRDNVKKNKEKESEDEEDKINDHYLKQKYEPLGTSKHLQKKMKKQAKKKAKQSQRRQEKLQGKVLHLAYLCTTEQPETDVKYNQESDTEMSSKTLDKKQEKESSHDCKDYCLTQKDLSIQGNSRELQSRHENGGKPEQEWEENESLVDLSMEGLDSPVKFVNGLDNLSLEEEDDDNENEEELTMDFSKLHLSASDTSDTNTLDGLQPVPNKTCEVSTDDPEMAFCTLANREELNPEEDSVHHCLYQFTRNETLTETNKLLCDVCTQRHFGPKNNISEKKCVYTNAKKQMLISLAPPILTLHLKRFQQNVAEGNTKVLYSLYGVVEHSGTMRSGHYTAYVKMRAMNSHLSDLLLRGQSQASETEPVKGQWFHISDTHVQPVSVSKVLSSQAYLLFYERLL; translated from the exons ATGGGCAAGAAACGCATCAAAGTCAAAACTGCACAGTCTGATGAGTCTCCAGATATACTGA AACCTGTGTGCAAGCATATTCGTAAAGGACTGGACCAAGGCCTTGTGAGAAAGGCACTGCAGAATGTGGAATGGCATGTTTGTCAGGACTGCAAGGCAGACAGTAAGATACAAGAgaaggctgaggaggaggagactgATGAAGGCACTTCGATATGGTTATGCCTAAAATGTGGCCATAGG GGCTGTGACAGAAATTCTCCTGACCAGCATGCTTTAAAGCATTATGAAACACCGAGATCAGATCCCCACTGTTTGGTTCTCAATTTGGACAACTGGAGTGTGTG GTGCTACCCATGTGATAATGAAGTTCCATATAAAACTTCAACCCTTTTGGGCCAGACTGTGGATTTTGTTAGAAAACAAGTTGGTATTGACTCATCACATGCAG tcGAAAAACAAGAGAACAAAgaagttgaaaataaaaaagtagaaaaagacagcaaaaataaacaaggaaaagaaatttcacttaaagaagaaaattctccTTCAACTGCTAATGGAGAAGTCACTGTGAAAGGACTTAGTAACTTGGGGAATACATGTTTCTTTAATGCAGTGATGCAG AATTTATCACAAACTCCagtcctgagggagctgcttAAAGAAGCTAAAATACCTGGCACAACGATTAAAATTGAGTCACCTGAGCTGTGCATG GAACCTCAGCTAATAAAACTAGATCAGCCGGGTCCTTTAACACTAGCCATGCATCAGTTTGTGACAGAAATGCAAGAGACAAAAAAAGGGGTAGTTACTCCTAAGGAACTTTTTGCTCAGGTTTGTAAAAA AGCAATACGATTCAAAGGTTATCAGCAGCAAGACAGTCATGAACTGCTTCGTTACTTACTTGATGGAATGAGAGCAGAAGAAATCCAG CAAATAAACATTGGAATTCTAAAGGCACTGAGTGACTCTAGCAAACAAAATGAAGAagaacttaaaaagaaaattaaag aatatgaaaagaaaaagggaataCAAAGTTTTGTAGATCGAATCTTTGGTGGAGAATTAACCAGCACAATTATGTGTGAGGAATGCAGAACT GTGTCCTTGGTCCATGAGTCTTTCCTTGATTTGTCACTTCCCGTACTAGATGTTCAG AAAGGGAAAATTACAAAGAGAGACAAcgttaaaaaaaacaaagaaaaggaatcTGAAGATGAAGAGGATAAAATCAATGACCATTACCTTAAGCAGAAATATGAGCCCCTTGGTACAAGTAAGcaccttcagaaaaaaatgaagaaacaggccaaaaaaaaagccaag CAGAGCCAACGCCGGCAGGAAAAACTTCAAGGAAAGGTGCTTCACTTGGCATATCTCTGCACAACTGAACAGCCAGAGACAGATGTCAAGTACAACCAAGAATCAGATACTGAAATGAGCTCCAAAACTCTTGATAAGAAGCAAGAAAAGGAATCATCACATGATTGCAAAGATTACTGCTTAACTCAGAAAGACTTGAGTATACAGGGAAATAGTAGAGAACTTCAGAGCAGGCATGAAAATGGAGGAAAGCCAGAACAAGAGTGGGAAGAAAACGAGTCACTTGTGGATCTCTCTATGGAAGGCTTAGATTCTCCTGTGAAGTTTGTCAATGGCCTTGACAACCTGTCTTTggaagaggaggatgatgaCAATGAAAATGAGGAAGAGCTTACTATGGACTTTTCAAAACTCCACTTGAGTGCCAGTGACACAAGTGACACAAATACCTTGGATGGCCTTCAGCCTGTTCCTAACAAGACCTGCGAAGTATCTACAGATGACCCCGAAATGGCATTTTGTACTCTGGCAAACAGGGAAGAGCTAAACCCTGAGGAAGATTCAGTCCATCATTGTTTATATCAGTTTACCCGTAATGAAACACTTACTGAGACCAATAAACTACTGTGTGATGTGTGTACACAAAGGCATTTTGGACCAAAGAACAACATAA gtgAAAAGAAGTGTGTTTATACTAATGCCAAAAAACAGATGCTCATCTCTTTAGCTCCTCCAATTTTAACCCTTCACTTAAAGAGGTTTCAGCAG AATGTGGCTGAAGGGAATACAAAGGTCTTGTACTCTCTCTATGGAGTTGTTGAACACAGCGGAACAATGAGGTCTGGGCACTACACTGCCTATGTTAAAATGAGAGCTATGAACAGCCACCTCTCTGATCTTCTTCTTAGAGGACAATCTCAAG cttcagaaACTGAGCCAGTCAAGGGTCAGTGGTTCCACATCAGCGATACCCACGTACAACCTGTCTCTGTGTCCAAAGTGCTGAGCTCCCAAGCCTATCTTCTGTTCTATGAGAGGCTGCTGTAA
- the USP16 gene encoding ubiquitin carboxyl-terminal hydrolase 16 isoform X2, producing MGKKRIKVKTAQSDESPDILKPVCKHIRKGLDQGLVRKALQNVEWHVCQDCKADSKIQEKAEEEETDEGTSIWLCLKCGHRGCDRNSPDQHALKHYETPRSDPHCLVLNLDNWSVWCYPCDNEVPYKTSTLLGQTVDFVRKQVGIDSSHAVEKQENKEVENKKVEKDSKNKQGKEISLKEENSPSTANGEVTVKGLSNLGNTCFFNAVMQNLSQTPVLRELLKEAKIPGTTIKIESPELCMEPQLIKLDQPGPLTLAMHQFVTEMQETKKGVVTPKELFAQVCKKAIRFKGYQQQDSHELLRYLLDGMRAEEIQQINIGILKALSDSSKQNEEELKKKIKEYEKKKGIQSFVDRIFGGELTSTIMCEECRTVSLVHESFLDLSLPVLDVQKGKITKRDNVKKNKEKESEDEEDKINDHYLKQKYEPLGTSKHLQKKMKKQAKKKAKSQRRQEKLQGKVLHLAYLCTTEQPETDVKYNQESDTEMSSKTLDKKQEKESSHDCKDYCLTQKDLSIQGNSRELQSRHENGGKPEQEWEENESLVDLSMEGLDSPVKFVNGLDNLSLEEEDDDNENEEELTMDFSKLHLSASDTSDTNTLDGLQPVPNKTCEVSTDDPEMAFCTLANREELNPEEDSVHHCLYQFTRNETLTETNKLLCDVCTQRHFGPKNNISEKKCVYTNAKKQMLISLAPPILTLHLKRFQQAGFNLQKVNRHIKFPEVIDLAPFCTAKCKNVAEGNTKVLYSLYGVVEHSGTMRSGHYTAYVKMRAMNSHLSDLLLRGQSQASETEPVKGQWFHISDTHVQPVSVSKVLSSQAYLLFYERLL from the exons ATGGGCAAGAAACGCATCAAAGTCAAAACTGCACAGTCTGATGAGTCTCCAGATATACTGA AACCTGTGTGCAAGCATATTCGTAAAGGACTGGACCAAGGCCTTGTGAGAAAGGCACTGCAGAATGTGGAATGGCATGTTTGTCAGGACTGCAAGGCAGACAGTAAGATACAAGAgaaggctgaggaggaggagactgATGAAGGCACTTCGATATGGTTATGCCTAAAATGTGGCCATAGG GGCTGTGACAGAAATTCTCCTGACCAGCATGCTTTAAAGCATTATGAAACACCGAGATCAGATCCCCACTGTTTGGTTCTCAATTTGGACAACTGGAGTGTGTG GTGCTACCCATGTGATAATGAAGTTCCATATAAAACTTCAACCCTTTTGGGCCAGACTGTGGATTTTGTTAGAAAACAAGTTGGTATTGACTCATCACATGCAG tcGAAAAACAAGAGAACAAAgaagttgaaaataaaaaagtagaaaaagacagcaaaaataaacaaggaaaagaaatttcacttaaagaagaaaattctccTTCAACTGCTAATGGAGAAGTCACTGTGAAAGGACTTAGTAACTTGGGGAATACATGTTTCTTTAATGCAGTGATGCAG AATTTATCACAAACTCCagtcctgagggagctgcttAAAGAAGCTAAAATACCTGGCACAACGATTAAAATTGAGTCACCTGAGCTGTGCATG GAACCTCAGCTAATAAAACTAGATCAGCCGGGTCCTTTAACACTAGCCATGCATCAGTTTGTGACAGAAATGCAAGAGACAAAAAAAGGGGTAGTTACTCCTAAGGAACTTTTTGCTCAGGTTTGTAAAAA AGCAATACGATTCAAAGGTTATCAGCAGCAAGACAGTCATGAACTGCTTCGTTACTTACTTGATGGAATGAGAGCAGAAGAAATCCAG CAAATAAACATTGGAATTCTAAAGGCACTGAGTGACTCTAGCAAACAAAATGAAGAagaacttaaaaagaaaattaaag aatatgaaaagaaaaagggaataCAAAGTTTTGTAGATCGAATCTTTGGTGGAGAATTAACCAGCACAATTATGTGTGAGGAATGCAGAACT GTGTCCTTGGTCCATGAGTCTTTCCTTGATTTGTCACTTCCCGTACTAGATGTTCAG AAAGGGAAAATTACAAAGAGAGACAAcgttaaaaaaaacaaagaaaaggaatcTGAAGATGAAGAGGATAAAATCAATGACCATTACCTTAAGCAGAAATATGAGCCCCTTGGTACAAGTAAGcaccttcagaaaaaaatgaagaaacaggccaaaaaaaaagccaag AGCCAACGCCGGCAGGAAAAACTTCAAGGAAAGGTGCTTCACTTGGCATATCTCTGCACAACTGAACAGCCAGAGACAGATGTCAAGTACAACCAAGAATCAGATACTGAAATGAGCTCCAAAACTCTTGATAAGAAGCAAGAAAAGGAATCATCACATGATTGCAAAGATTACTGCTTAACTCAGAAAGACTTGAGTATACAGGGAAATAGTAGAGAACTTCAGAGCAGGCATGAAAATGGAGGAAAGCCAGAACAAGAGTGGGAAGAAAACGAGTCACTTGTGGATCTCTCTATGGAAGGCTTAGATTCTCCTGTGAAGTTTGTCAATGGCCTTGACAACCTGTCTTTggaagaggaggatgatgaCAATGAAAATGAGGAAGAGCTTACTATGGACTTTTCAAAACTCCACTTGAGTGCCAGTGACACAAGTGACACAAATACCTTGGATGGCCTTCAGCCTGTTCCTAACAAGACCTGCGAAGTATCTACAGATGACCCCGAAATGGCATTTTGTACTCTGGCAAACAGGGAAGAGCTAAACCCTGAGGAAGATTCAGTCCATCATTGTTTATATCAGTTTACCCGTAATGAAACACTTACTGAGACCAATAAACTACTGTGTGATGTGTGTACACAAAGGCATTTTGGACCAAAGAACAACATAA gtgAAAAGAAGTGTGTTTATACTAATGCCAAAAAACAGATGCTCATCTCTTTAGCTCCTCCAATTTTAACCCTTCACTTAAAGAGGTTTCAGCAG GCTGGATTTAATCTGCAGAAGGTTAACAGGCATATCAAGTTCCCAGAAGTGATAGACTTGGCTCCTTTCTGTACAGCTAAATGTAAA AATGTGGCTGAAGGGAATACAAAGGTCTTGTACTCTCTCTATGGAGTTGTTGAACACAGCGGAACAATGAGGTCTGGGCACTACACTGCCTATGTTAAAATGAGAGCTATGAACAGCCACCTCTCTGATCTTCTTCTTAGAGGACAATCTCAAG cttcagaaACTGAGCCAGTCAAGGGTCAGTGGTTCCACATCAGCGATACCCACGTACAACCTGTCTCTGTGTCCAAAGTGCTGAGCTCCCAAGCCTATCTTCTGTTCTATGAGAGGCTGCTGTAA
- the USP16 gene encoding ubiquitin carboxyl-terminal hydrolase 16 isoform X4 codes for MGKKRIKVKTAQSDESPDILKPVCKHIRKGLDQGLVRKALQNVEWHVCQDCKADSKIQEKAEEEETDEGTSIWLCLKCGHRGCDRNSPDQHALKHYETPRSDPHCLVLNLDNWSVWCYPCDNEVPYKTSTLLGQTVDFVRKQVGIDSSHAVEKQENKEVENKKVEKDSKNKQGKEISLKEENSPSTANGEVTVKGLSNLGNTCFFNAVMQNLSQTPVLRELLKEAKIPGTTIKIESPELCMEPQLIKLDQPGPLTLAMHQFVTEMQETKKGVVTPKELFAQVCKKAIRFKGYQQQDSHELLRYLLDGMRAEEIQQINIGILKALSDSSKQNEEELKKKIKEYEKKKGIQSFVDRIFGGELTSTIMCEECRTVSLVHESFLDLSLPVLDVQSQRRQEKLQGKVLHLAYLCTTEQPETDVKYNQESDTEMSSKTLDKKQEKESSHDCKDYCLTQKDLSIQGNSRELQSRHENGGKPEQEWEENESLVDLSMEGLDSPVKFVNGLDNLSLEEEDDDNENEEELTMDFSKLHLSASDTSDTNTLDGLQPVPNKTCEVSTDDPEMAFCTLANREELNPEEDSVHHCLYQFTRNETLTETNKLLCDVCTQRHFGPKNNISEKKCVYTNAKKQMLISLAPPILTLHLKRFQQAGFNLQKVNRHIKFPEVIDLAPFCTAKCKNVAEGNTKVLYSLYGVVEHSGTMRSGHYTAYVKMRAMNSHLSDLLLRGQSQASETEPVKGQWFHISDTHVQPVSVSKVLSSQAYLLFYERLL; via the exons ATGGGCAAGAAACGCATCAAAGTCAAAACTGCACAGTCTGATGAGTCTCCAGATATACTGA AACCTGTGTGCAAGCATATTCGTAAAGGACTGGACCAAGGCCTTGTGAGAAAGGCACTGCAGAATGTGGAATGGCATGTTTGTCAGGACTGCAAGGCAGACAGTAAGATACAAGAgaaggctgaggaggaggagactgATGAAGGCACTTCGATATGGTTATGCCTAAAATGTGGCCATAGG GGCTGTGACAGAAATTCTCCTGACCAGCATGCTTTAAAGCATTATGAAACACCGAGATCAGATCCCCACTGTTTGGTTCTCAATTTGGACAACTGGAGTGTGTG GTGCTACCCATGTGATAATGAAGTTCCATATAAAACTTCAACCCTTTTGGGCCAGACTGTGGATTTTGTTAGAAAACAAGTTGGTATTGACTCATCACATGCAG tcGAAAAACAAGAGAACAAAgaagttgaaaataaaaaagtagaaaaagacagcaaaaataaacaaggaaaagaaatttcacttaaagaagaaaattctccTTCAACTGCTAATGGAGAAGTCACTGTGAAAGGACTTAGTAACTTGGGGAATACATGTTTCTTTAATGCAGTGATGCAG AATTTATCACAAACTCCagtcctgagggagctgcttAAAGAAGCTAAAATACCTGGCACAACGATTAAAATTGAGTCACCTGAGCTGTGCATG GAACCTCAGCTAATAAAACTAGATCAGCCGGGTCCTTTAACACTAGCCATGCATCAGTTTGTGACAGAAATGCAAGAGACAAAAAAAGGGGTAGTTACTCCTAAGGAACTTTTTGCTCAGGTTTGTAAAAA AGCAATACGATTCAAAGGTTATCAGCAGCAAGACAGTCATGAACTGCTTCGTTACTTACTTGATGGAATGAGAGCAGAAGAAATCCAG CAAATAAACATTGGAATTCTAAAGGCACTGAGTGACTCTAGCAAACAAAATGAAGAagaacttaaaaagaaaattaaag aatatgaaaagaaaaagggaataCAAAGTTTTGTAGATCGAATCTTTGGTGGAGAATTAACCAGCACAATTATGTGTGAGGAATGCAGAACT GTGTCCTTGGTCCATGAGTCTTTCCTTGATTTGTCACTTCCCGTACTAGATGTTCAG AGCCAACGCCGGCAGGAAAAACTTCAAGGAAAGGTGCTTCACTTGGCATATCTCTGCACAACTGAACAGCCAGAGACAGATGTCAAGTACAACCAAGAATCAGATACTGAAATGAGCTCCAAAACTCTTGATAAGAAGCAAGAAAAGGAATCATCACATGATTGCAAAGATTACTGCTTAACTCAGAAAGACTTGAGTATACAGGGAAATAGTAGAGAACTTCAGAGCAGGCATGAAAATGGAGGAAAGCCAGAACAAGAGTGGGAAGAAAACGAGTCACTTGTGGATCTCTCTATGGAAGGCTTAGATTCTCCTGTGAAGTTTGTCAATGGCCTTGACAACCTGTCTTTggaagaggaggatgatgaCAATGAAAATGAGGAAGAGCTTACTATGGACTTTTCAAAACTCCACTTGAGTGCCAGTGACACAAGTGACACAAATACCTTGGATGGCCTTCAGCCTGTTCCTAACAAGACCTGCGAAGTATCTACAGATGACCCCGAAATGGCATTTTGTACTCTGGCAAACAGGGAAGAGCTAAACCCTGAGGAAGATTCAGTCCATCATTGTTTATATCAGTTTACCCGTAATGAAACACTTACTGAGACCAATAAACTACTGTGTGATGTGTGTACACAAAGGCATTTTGGACCAAAGAACAACATAA gtgAAAAGAAGTGTGTTTATACTAATGCCAAAAAACAGATGCTCATCTCTTTAGCTCCTCCAATTTTAACCCTTCACTTAAAGAGGTTTCAGCAG GCTGGATTTAATCTGCAGAAGGTTAACAGGCATATCAAGTTCCCAGAAGTGATAGACTTGGCTCCTTTCTGTACAGCTAAATGTAAA AATGTGGCTGAAGGGAATACAAAGGTCTTGTACTCTCTCTATGGAGTTGTTGAACACAGCGGAACAATGAGGTCTGGGCACTACACTGCCTATGTTAAAATGAGAGCTATGAACAGCCACCTCTCTGATCTTCTTCTTAGAGGACAATCTCAAG cttcagaaACTGAGCCAGTCAAGGGTCAGTGGTTCCACATCAGCGATACCCACGTACAACCTGTCTCTGTGTCCAAAGTGCTGAGCTCCCAAGCCTATCTTCTGTTCTATGAGAGGCTGCTGTAA